A stretch of Synechococcus sp. WH 8020 DNA encodes these proteins:
- a CDS encoding SRPBCC family protein: MLSHHQPIEQTVERMSDGVRRLAAQLLTPVSADQIWTVLTDYDQLSAFIPNLASSRLLRRDDNIVHLQQEGCQQFLGMKFSASVELELEEFAPEGTLKFKMTKGDFRRFEGTWRLRTMPEATALFYELTVQGCLGMPIGLIEQRLRDDLTTNLKAVEAEARRRAAR; the protein is encoded by the coding sequence ATGTTGTCGCATCATCAGCCTATTGAACAGACTGTTGAAAGGATGTCTGATGGCGTCCGCCGCCTTGCTGCTCAGCTTTTGACACCGGTATCAGCAGATCAGATTTGGACTGTTCTGACGGATTACGACCAGCTGAGCGCCTTCATCCCCAACCTTGCAAGTAGTCGACTTTTGCGGCGAGACGACAACATTGTTCATCTGCAGCAAGAGGGATGTCAGCAATTTCTGGGAATGAAGTTTTCGGCTTCTGTAGAGCTGGAGCTTGAAGAATTTGCGCCTGAGGGGACGCTGAAATTCAAGATGACGAAGGGTGATTTCCGGCGTTTTGAGGGGACCTGGCGGTTGAGAACCATGCCCGAGGCAACGGCCCTTTTCTACGAACTCACTGTTCAGGGTTGTTTGGGTATGCCCATAGGCCTGATCGAACAACGGCTGCGTGACGATCTCACCACCAACCTCAAAGCTGTTGAAGCCGAAGCGAGACGCAGAGCTGCTCGTTAG
- a CDS encoding histidine phosphatase family protein has product MGNERRLWLLRHGATEWAKNGRHTGSTDLPLLPEGEEEARQLAPVLTSNPFAAVFSSPLERAKRTCELGGLGQQRRIMETLREWDYGDYEGITTPEIRKGIPDWTVWSHGCPNGENAEAVQQRCEQSIAIALAEPSEGDVALFAHGHVLRALTGTWLGLGATGGRLFQLGTGTICILGFERGQRAIARWNAPTNGLF; this is encoded by the coding sequence ATGGGCAACGAACGTCGGCTCTGGTTGCTTCGTCACGGAGCCACTGAATGGGCCAAAAACGGACGGCACACAGGCAGCACCGATCTTCCTTTGCTGCCTGAAGGAGAAGAAGAGGCTCGGCAACTTGCGCCTGTACTCACATCCAATCCGTTTGCAGCCGTGTTTAGTTCACCCCTTGAACGGGCAAAACGCACGTGCGAGCTAGGCGGTCTTGGCCAACAACGACGCATCATGGAAACGTTGCGAGAGTGGGATTACGGCGATTACGAGGGGATTACAACCCCAGAGATCCGCAAGGGCATACCCGACTGGACCGTTTGGAGCCATGGCTGCCCCAATGGCGAAAATGCCGAGGCCGTACAGCAACGCTGCGAACAAAGCATTGCCATCGCCTTAGCGGAACCGAGCGAAGGGGATGTTGCACTGTTTGCCCATGGTCATGTGCTGCGCGCCTTAACAGGCACATGGTTAGGGCTCGGTGCCACAGGTGGACGTTTGTTCCAGCTCGGCACAGGAACCATCTGCATCTTGGGCTTCGAGCGAGGGCAGCGAGCAATCGCCCGCTGGAATGCCCCCACCAACGGCTTGTTTTAA
- a CDS encoding histidine kinase, producing MDGIDRNPRQKLSLLLVAGRHHLSSRDLRELVEFLQNEDCGFDVSLQISDPTQQPELLELHRLVVTPSLVKLQPQPKQVFAGSSIFQQLRGWLPRWQQDEVVSGLGLSLKPTELDGSRTQRELQLEDQLLVLRQENETLIDRLQAQERLLRMVAHELRTPLTAATLAVQSQELGQIDIHRFRDVLKRRLEEIALLSKDLLEVGSTRWEALFNPQRLDLASVAAEAILELEKLWLGRDVTIHTDIPADLPKVFADQRRMRQVLLNLLENALKYTPNGGLISLTMLHRTSQWVQVSISDSGPGIPEEEQQRIFLDRVRLPQTSAGASGFGVGLSVCRRIVEVHGGRIWVISEPEKGACFTFNVPIWQGQGQEKENVVLTEGQAEP from the coding sequence GTGGATGGGATTGATCGCAATCCGCGCCAAAAACTGAGTTTGTTACTCGTTGCTGGTCGCCACCATTTGTCCAGCCGCGATCTTCGTGAGTTGGTGGAATTTTTGCAGAACGAAGATTGCGGATTCGACGTCAGCCTTCAAATTTCAGATCCAACCCAACAACCTGAGTTGCTGGAACTCCACCGCTTGGTGGTCACACCCTCTTTGGTGAAGCTGCAACCACAACCCAAGCAAGTCTTTGCAGGCAGCAGCATCTTTCAGCAACTCCGAGGCTGGTTGCCTCGCTGGCAGCAAGACGAGGTGGTGAGCGGACTCGGTTTAAGCCTGAAGCCCACAGAGCTGGATGGAAGCAGAACCCAACGAGAGCTCCAGCTGGAAGATCAATTATTAGTGCTGCGTCAGGAAAACGAAACGTTGATCGACCGTCTGCAGGCTCAAGAGCGCTTGCTGAGGATGGTGGCTCATGAACTGCGTACGCCACTTACGGCGGCAACCTTGGCCGTGCAAAGCCAGGAATTAGGCCAGATCGATATCCATCGATTCAGGGATGTTCTGAAACGACGCCTCGAGGAAATCGCCCTGCTCTCGAAAGATCTCTTGGAAGTGGGAAGCACACGCTGGGAAGCATTGTTCAACCCTCAAAGGCTGGATTTAGCCAGCGTTGCAGCTGAAGCGATTCTCGAACTGGAGAAACTTTGGCTCGGTAGAGATGTGACCATCCACACCGACATCCCGGCAGATCTCCCCAAGGTGTTTGCGGATCAGCGCAGAATGCGCCAGGTGCTTCTGAATTTGCTGGAAAACGCTCTGAAGTACACACCCAATGGAGGCTTGATCTCATTGACCATGCTTCATCGAACCAGTCAATGGGTGCAGGTGAGCATCAGCGACAGCGGGCCAGGGATTCCGGAAGAAGAGCAACAGCGCATTTTTCTTGACCGCGTACGGCTTCCTCAAACATCAGCCGGGGCTTCTGGGTTTGGGGTTGGACTCTCGGTTTGCCGACGCATTGTTGAAGTGCATGGCGGCAGGATCTGGGTGATTTCGGAACCAGAAAAAGGAGCCTGTTTCACCTTCAACGTGCCCATCTGGCAGGGCCAAGGTCAAGAGAAGGAGAACGTTGTCTTGACGGAGGGTCAGGCTGAACCGTAA
- a CDS encoding FAD-binding oxidoreductase encodes MRVSATPQTTDERAFTIVFTGLGGRRAELSRLNVSYGRLRDTICVLLARGARIQSVSPTGSEQEAAPVPSAPPVSAPVTTSKAKPAAKAKPAAKPVPVNLYKPKAPFLGTVTENYSLLKDGAIGRVQHITFDLSGGDPHLEYVEGQSIGIVPAGEDAKGKPHKLRLYSIASTRHGDNLEDNTVSLCVRQLQYEKDGETINGVCSTYLCDVEPGTKVKITGPVGKEMLLPEDEEANVIMLATGTGIAPMRTYLRRMFEPREREENGWNFRGKAWLFMGAPKTANLLYDDDFLHYEKEYPDNFRYTKAISREQQNPKGGRMYIQDRVSEHAEEIFAMIEDPKTHVYMCGLRGMEPGIDEAMSAAAEAKGLDWSELRPKLKKAHRWHVETY; translated from the coding sequence ATGCGAGTCAGCGCGACACCACAGACAACTGATGAACGGGCATTCACGATTGTCTTCACAGGCTTGGGTGGGCGTCGGGCAGAGCTATCTCGCTTAAACGTCTCGTACGGCCGTCTTCGGGACACCATTTGCGTTCTTCTCGCTCGGGGAGCACGCATCCAGTCCGTGAGTCCAACGGGCTCAGAGCAGGAAGCCGCACCCGTTCCATCTGCACCACCTGTTTCCGCCCCTGTGACCACTTCCAAAGCAAAGCCCGCTGCCAAAGCAAAGCCCGCAGCTAAACCTGTGCCGGTGAATCTCTACAAGCCGAAAGCTCCTTTCCTAGGAACTGTCACCGAGAATTATTCCCTACTTAAAGATGGCGCGATTGGTCGTGTGCAGCACATCACGTTCGATCTGAGCGGTGGTGATCCACATCTGGAATACGTGGAAGGTCAAAGCATCGGGATTGTTCCCGCTGGTGAAGATGCCAAAGGGAAGCCCCACAAACTGCGCTTGTACTCCATTGCAAGTACTCGCCACGGCGACAATCTCGAGGACAACACCGTCTCCCTCTGCGTCCGCCAGCTTCAGTATGAAAAGGATGGAGAAACCATCAACGGTGTTTGTTCCACCTACCTTTGCGATGTTGAGCCGGGTACCAAGGTCAAAATCACAGGGCCTGTCGGCAAGGAAATGCTCCTTCCCGAGGACGAAGAAGCCAATGTGATCATGCTGGCCACTGGCACCGGTATCGCCCCGATGCGCACCTACCTGCGTCGCATGTTTGAGCCGAGAGAGCGAGAGGAGAACGGTTGGAACTTCCGAGGCAAAGCTTGGTTGTTTATGGGAGCACCCAAAACAGCAAACCTGCTTTATGACGATGACTTCCTTCATTACGAGAAGGAATACCCCGATAATTTCCGCTACACCAAAGCCATCAGTCGGGAACAACAGAATCCAAAAGGCGGGCGGATGTACATCCAAGATCGCGTGTCTGAGCACGCTGAAGAGATCTTCGCAATGATCGAGGATCCCAAGACGCACGTCTACATGTGTGGCCTGCGTGGGATGGAGCCTGGTATTGACGAAGCCATGTCCGCCGCAGCGGAAGCAAAAGGCCTTGATTGGTCTGAACTTCGACCCAAACTCAAGAAGGCTCACCGCTGGCACGTTGAGACTTACTAA
- a CDS encoding glucose-6-phosphate dehydrogenase assembly protein OpcA has translation MSPQLTLQTPLELPPSEVPHYLDQLWSRDQSSNIGAHTFCLLIWQPAWVEQQLVRTGRIEGPIMGIQRDEVEEAGRQAVLELDLPLSTPPLGSSVSNSLAKVDGNKTSDDLRGQHVDGALSALRPRRLITFAPSLDSSRPLETLVAAYCPLPEEGGGTVACGDVVVLRGGTEALQEGLNTLQPLLPDDLPSWVWWNGPLDESPELFEQLSIAPRRLILDSALGDPVYSLSLLANRLAGGQAVNDLNWLRLGSWHQTLAMVFDPPHRRDALSHVVQLDIDVEGDHPVQGLLLAAWIADRLGWTLRESHRHDAKTGDASISAVFQRPDGTEVPLRVSPVPMGQPSIHPGQIVGLRMISKPEHGGAMCVILCAESGGCMRLEAGGMASMELVEEVVPLLHTHVEADMARLLEGGHDSSNPLLAAAAPLAAKLLS, from the coding sequence ATGTCTCCTCAGCTCACGCTTCAAACTCCCCTCGAGCTACCGCCATCGGAAGTTCCTCACTATCTCGATCAGTTGTGGTCCCGCGATCAATCAAGCAACATTGGGGCCCACACCTTTTGTCTGTTGATCTGGCAGCCAGCCTGGGTGGAACAACAACTTGTCCGCACGGGAAGGATCGAGGGTCCCATCATGGGCATCCAACGCGACGAAGTGGAAGAGGCTGGGCGTCAAGCAGTTCTCGAGCTTGATCTCCCTCTCAGCACCCCGCCACTAGGGAGCTCGGTATCAAACAGTCTGGCCAAAGTTGATGGCAACAAAACCAGTGATGACCTTCGTGGTCAACATGTGGATGGGGCCTTAAGCGCACTGAGGCCTCGGCGTTTGATCACCTTCGCCCCCAGCCTGGATTCCAGCCGCCCCTTAGAAACCTTGGTGGCCGCCTACTGCCCCTTACCGGAAGAAGGGGGGGGCACCGTTGCTTGTGGAGATGTGGTGGTACTCCGCGGCGGAACAGAGGCCTTGCAGGAAGGACTCAACACGTTGCAACCCCTACTCCCGGACGACCTGCCCTCTTGGGTGTGGTGGAACGGGCCCCTTGATGAGTCACCTGAGTTATTTGAGCAGCTCTCTATCGCTCCTCGCAGACTCATTCTGGATTCTGCTCTTGGTGATCCCGTGTACAGCCTGAGCCTTCTCGCCAACAGGCTCGCAGGCGGCCAGGCCGTGAATGATCTCAATTGGCTACGGCTCGGCAGCTGGCATCAAACGCTGGCGATGGTGTTTGATCCACCGCATCGTCGCGATGCCCTAAGCCACGTCGTGCAACTCGACATCGATGTTGAAGGAGATCACCCGGTCCAAGGCCTCCTATTGGCCGCTTGGATTGCCGATCGACTGGGTTGGACCCTCAGGGAGTCCCATCGACACGATGCCAAAACCGGCGATGCCAGTATCAGCGCGGTGTTCCAACGTCCTGACGGCACCGAGGTGCCGCTGCGCGTGTCTCCGGTGCCCATGGGACAGCCAAGTATTCATCCTGGGCAAATCGTGGGGCTTCGGATGATTTCCAAACCCGAGCACGGCGGGGCGATGTGTGTGATTCTCTGCGCGGAATCCGGAGGTTGCATGCGCCTTGAAGCCGGGGGCATGGCCAGCATGGAACTTGTGGAAGAAGTGGTGCCCTTGCTCCATACGCACGTGGAAGCCGACATGGCCCGTCTTCTTGAGGGTGGGCACGATTCCTCAAACCCGCTCTTGGCTGCAGCGGCCCCTCTGGCTGCCAAGCTTCTGAGTTGA
- a CDS encoding cobyrinate a,c-diamide synthase, giving the protein MACVIAAPSSSSGKTLLSLNLIAWAQQKGLSIQPFKVGPDYLDPQVLGATAGRPCRNLDLPLCGPDWVKTSFHGYGGRCDLALVEGVMGLFDGIGSTGEGSSAAVAKHLKLPVVLVVDAGGQARSLAALVSGFRDLDPDLQLAGVVLNRVSTERHRLLLEDVLSAIDVPCLGCLPRDSSLELPSRHLGLAPAHELDQLNVRLGKWAAIADQHLEMGVFERLMAAPTKGTEPIQTVLGTALEQDTQRQPLPVAVAQDNAFHFRYPEMQDCLEALGMPVIPWHPLEDEPLPQAAYGLVIPGGFPELHAEQLSHCKQSLSGLRDWLQHKPLYAECGGMLMLGTSLMDGEGQTHAMAGVLPFHAQRGRLQVGYRRLTATRNSLLLKAGDQWMGHEFHRWQLSEEPVGKWQTLWQVDGWHVDRREEGWALPTVHASWVHLHWASSSTISCRWRAALETVATQIEKNS; this is encoded by the coding sequence ATGGCCTGTGTGATCGCTGCTCCATCGAGCAGCAGCGGCAAAACCCTGCTCAGCCTCAACCTGATCGCCTGGGCACAACAGAAGGGACTGAGCATTCAACCCTTCAAGGTGGGGCCTGATTACCTCGACCCCCAAGTCCTTGGGGCGACTGCCGGGCGCCCTTGCCGAAACCTTGATCTGCCCTTGTGCGGACCTGACTGGGTCAAGACCAGTTTTCATGGGTATGGAGGCCGCTGCGACTTGGCCCTCGTGGAGGGGGTCATGGGCCTATTCGATGGGATCGGCTCAACAGGAGAAGGAAGCAGCGCAGCCGTGGCCAAACATCTGAAGTTGCCCGTGGTGTTGGTGGTGGATGCCGGCGGCCAGGCGCGGTCGCTCGCCGCCCTCGTGAGCGGATTTCGTGATCTTGACCCCGACTTGCAGTTGGCTGGTGTGGTGCTCAATCGAGTGAGCACTGAGCGCCATCGCTTGCTTCTCGAGGATGTCTTATCAGCCATTGATGTGCCCTGCCTGGGCTGTCTTCCACGGGATTCAAGCCTTGAATTACCCAGTCGGCATTTGGGCTTGGCTCCAGCCCATGAACTTGATCAACTGAACGTTCGTCTGGGGAAATGGGCAGCGATCGCTGATCAACATCTCGAGATGGGGGTCTTTGAGCGGTTAATGGCAGCGCCAACAAAAGGGACAGAGCCCATCCAAACCGTGCTGGGGACTGCATTGGAACAGGACACCCAGAGACAACCTCTGCCAGTGGCCGTTGCTCAAGACAACGCCTTTCATTTCCGATACCCCGAGATGCAAGATTGCCTCGAGGCATTAGGGATGCCGGTCATCCCTTGGCACCCCTTAGAGGATGAGCCATTGCCGCAAGCGGCCTATGGACTTGTCATCCCTGGAGGCTTCCCAGAACTTCATGCGGAACAACTCAGTCATTGCAAACAAAGCCTTTCAGGCCTCCGCGACTGGCTGCAACACAAACCGCTTTACGCCGAATGTGGCGGCATGTTGATGCTGGGGACCAGCTTGATGGACGGGGAGGGCCAAACTCATGCAATGGCGGGGGTCTTACCGTTTCACGCCCAGCGCGGGAGATTGCAGGTGGGGTATCGCCGCCTAACGGCAACCCGCAACAGCTTGCTGCTGAAGGCGGGTGATCAGTGGATGGGCCATGAATTTCACCGCTGGCAGCTCAGCGAGGAACCTGTGGGCAAATGGCAAACGCTGTGGCAGGTTGATGGCTGGCATGTTGATCGCAGAGAAGAAGGATGGGCACTTCCGACCGTTCACGCAAGCTGGGTGCATCTTCACTGGGCCAGCTCTTCGACGATCTCATGCCGATGGCGCGCCGCTCTCGAAACCGTGGCGACACAGATCGAGAAGAATTCATAA
- a CDS encoding acylphosphatase, translating to MARRSRNRGDTDREEFIKTTRQRQQPLKERWRFLVEGSVQGVGFRNSCRRRALDLGLCGWVRNLKDGVVEIQAEGGEMALNELRVWCERGPSAATVKRVVLSKIPVTGNDWFDVRP from the coding sequence ATGGCGCGCCGCTCTCGAAACCGTGGCGACACAGATCGAGAAGAATTCATAAAAACCACCCGTCAGCGACAGCAGCCCTTGAAGGAGCGCTGGCGCTTCCTGGTCGAAGGCAGCGTGCAAGGAGTGGGATTCAGAAACAGTTGCCGGCGACGAGCCCTCGACCTAGGCCTTTGTGGTTGGGTTCGAAACCTCAAGGACGGTGTTGTGGAAATTCAGGCGGAAGGAGGCGAGATGGCCTTGAACGAGCTTCGTGTGTGGTGTGAACGTGGACCAAGCGCTGCAACCGTTAAGAGAGTCGTACTGTCCAAAATCCCCGTGACTGGCAATGACTGGTTTGACGTAAGGCCTTAA
- the zwf gene encoding glucose-6-phosphate dehydrogenase, with protein MTATITNPLRVGLRQERVIAPQCLVIFGASGDLTHRKLVPALFELFQQRRLPSEFALLGCARRPWSDDEFRSKMAEAMGEKVRDHPEAWEQFAAGMFYEPVDLQKPEDVVKLGGRLQEIDRLRATRSNRTFYLSVSPKFYASGCRALADAGLLKDPQRSRVVIEKPFGRDYGSAQSLNRVVQGCGQENQIFRIDHYLGKETVQNIMVMRFANAIFEPIWNRNYISSVQITASETVGVEERAGYYETSGALRDMVQNHLTQMLAITAMETPGRFDPEAIRSEKAKVLQAARLADELEPWNCCVRGQYGPGGSDGSPLSGYRQEPGVDPQSTTETYVSMKLFIDNWRWQGVPFYVRTGKRLAKRLSEVVLTFREAPVHLFDAAGGSPTANQLILRIQPDEGAEFKFEVKSPGSGMRSRPVEMEFSYDESFGEPSDEGYVRLLADAMLGDPTLFTRSDEVEAAWRLYTPLLELIEDSPWKLPIHPYESRTWGPAAADALLARDGLLWRRP; from the coding sequence ATGACCGCAACGATCACGAACCCACTGAGGGTTGGGCTGCGCCAGGAACGGGTCATCGCTCCGCAGTGCCTGGTGATTTTTGGAGCGAGCGGCGACCTCACCCATCGCAAGCTGGTTCCAGCCCTCTTCGAGTTATTTCAACAACGACGACTCCCCAGCGAATTTGCGCTCCTGGGCTGCGCCAGAAGGCCTTGGAGCGACGACGAATTCCGCAGCAAAATGGCTGAGGCCATGGGAGAGAAAGTGCGCGACCATCCCGAGGCCTGGGAGCAATTTGCCGCCGGGATGTTTTATGAGCCGGTGGACCTTCAGAAACCGGAGGACGTCGTGAAGCTCGGGGGTCGTCTTCAAGAGATCGACCGCCTGAGAGCCACACGAAGCAACCGCACCTTTTACCTCTCGGTGTCACCGAAGTTTTATGCGAGCGGCTGTCGAGCCCTCGCTGATGCAGGCCTGCTAAAGGATCCCCAACGAAGTCGTGTTGTCATTGAAAAACCATTTGGACGGGACTACGGCAGCGCCCAATCCTTGAACAGAGTGGTTCAAGGCTGCGGCCAAGAGAACCAAATCTTTCGCATCGACCACTACCTCGGGAAGGAAACGGTCCAAAACATCATGGTGATGCGGTTCGCCAACGCGATTTTCGAGCCAATCTGGAATCGCAACTACATCTCCAGTGTTCAAATTACGGCCTCTGAAACCGTTGGGGTCGAGGAACGGGCCGGGTACTACGAAACCTCGGGTGCACTGCGAGACATGGTGCAAAACCACCTGACCCAAATGTTGGCGATTACCGCCATGGAAACCCCTGGACGCTTTGATCCGGAGGCTATTCGCAGTGAGAAAGCCAAGGTTCTTCAAGCTGCACGCCTGGCCGATGAACTTGAACCCTGGAACTGCTGCGTTCGCGGACAATACGGGCCTGGAGGCAGCGACGGTTCACCTCTCAGTGGCTACCGGCAAGAACCAGGCGTCGATCCACAGAGCACCACGGAAACGTACGTGTCGATGAAGCTGTTCATCGACAACTGGCGTTGGCAGGGAGTTCCTTTCTATGTGCGCACCGGCAAGCGCCTCGCCAAGCGTCTCAGCGAAGTGGTCTTGACCTTCCGAGAAGCACCCGTTCACCTCTTCGATGCTGCCGGTGGCAGTCCAACAGCCAATCAGCTCATCCTGCGCATTCAGCCCGATGAAGGCGCTGAATTCAAATTTGAAGTGAAGTCTCCAGGCTCCGGTATGCGCAGCCGGCCTGTCGAGATGGAATTCTCCTACGACGAATCCTTCGGCGAGCCATCAGATGAGGGCTATGTGCGCCTTTTGGCGGACGCCATGTTGGGTGATCCAACACTCTTCACCCGGAGTGATGAAGTCGAAGCAGCTTGGAGGCTTTACACCCCGCTGCTGGAACTGATCGAAGACAGTCCCTGGAAACTGCCCATCCATCCCTACGAGTCACGCACTTGGGGACCTGCCGCTGCCGATGCTCTGCTAGCGCGAGACGGCCTGCTCTGGCGTCGCCCCTAA